A single genomic interval of Rhododendron vialii isolate Sample 1 chromosome 3a, ASM3025357v1 harbors:
- the LOC131321290 gene encoding probable CCR4-associated factor 1 homolog 11, translating to MYLLKKPVMIREVWARNLADELFLIDHILPRYPYIAMDTEFPGTIYSPAIEKHQLSRLSPDQNYSVMKANVDALRLIQLGLTLSDSGGNLPGTHCSYVWEFNFRDFNMDVDSHNPDSIALLKQQGIDFQRNMKYGIDSAKFGRLLLGSRILSPMVHWITFHGAYDFGFLLKILTGRRLPEDLSMFMGLVNTYFGGAVYDMKHMMKNCDGLYGGLERVAKTLGVDRVAGKSHQAGSDSLLIMQTLVKLIAAYFGGKGGKQAIEFRSALYGLN from the coding sequence ATGTATTTGCTGAAGAAACCCGTAATGATTCGAGAGGTATGGGCTAGAAACCTAGCAGATGAATTGTTTTTGATTGATCACATTCTTCCCCGCTACCCATATATTGCCATGGATACCGAATTCCCGGGTACAATCTATTCCCCGGCGATTGAGAAACACCAACTTTCTCGGCTCTCTCCTGACCAAAACTACTCCGTCATGAAGGCAAACGTCGATGCCCTCAGGCTCATTCAACTAGGCCTCACACTCTCCGACTCTGGTGGGAATCTCCCTGGAACCCATTGCTCCTACGTTTGGGAATTCAATTTCCGGGATTTCAACATGGATGTCGATTCCCACAACCCGGATTCCATCGCTCTGCTGAAACAACAAGGAATCGATTTTCAGAGGAACATGAAATACGGCATTGACTCAGCGAAATTCGGGCGTCTGCTTCTGGGTTCAAGAATCCTTTCACCGATGGTACATTGGATCACCTTCCACGGCGCCTACGATTTTGGATTTCTGCTCAAGATTTTGACAGGGAGAAGGTTGCCAGAGGACCTCAGCATGTTCATGGGATTGGTGAATACCTACTTTGGCGGGGCTGTGTACGACATGAAACACATGATGAAGAACTGTGATGGATTGTACGGTGGGCTGGAGAGGGTGGCCAAAACCCTAGGAGTCGATCGTGTGGCTGGAAAGAGTCATCAAGCTGGTTCAGATAGTTTACTCATAATGCAGACATTGGTGAAACTAATAGCTGCCTACTTTGGTGGAAAAGGGGGGAAACAAGCTATTGAGTTTCGCTCCGCGTTGTATGGACTGAATTAA